The Tissierella sp. genome segment AAAGTTGATATAAATACTCCTATCATAGCAGTAAATCCCTGTTCTGCAGGATGCTTAGCATCAGCTACTGCATGTGAATGTGGTGTTGAACCCATTCCTGCTTCATTTGAGAAAAGTCCTCTAGCTAAACCAAATCTAATAGTCTGTTGAAGAGTAATACCTAATACCCCTCCACCTATTGCTCCTGGTGTAAATGCACCAACAAAAATACTCTTTAATGCAGGGCCAAAGCTTCCAAGATTCATAATTATAATTACTAAACTACCTAATATATAAGCACCTGCCATGACTGGTACTACAGTTTCTGCAAAGGAAGCTATTCTTCCCATTCCACCCATTAAGATTAGGGCAACTATTATAGATAATCCTACTGTAACCGCTACTACTGGTACATTGAAAGCAGTACTAACTGATCCTGCCACTGAATTTGATTGTACCATTATACCAACAATTCCTAATGCTAAAATTGCAGTTATGGAGAAAAACAAAGCCATTCCTTTGGATTTCAAACCATTCTTTATATAATAGGCAGGTCCACCTACTAATTCTCCATCTTTTGTTTCTCTATACTTTTGTGCTAGAACTGATTCACTGAAAATTGTTGCCATTCCAAAGAATGCAGATACTAACATCCAAAATGCAGCTCCTGGACCACCTGCTGCAATTGCGGTAGCTACCCCTACGATATTTCCTGTACCAACTTGAGCTGCTACAGCTGTTGATAAAGCTTGAAAAGGTGACATCTTTCCTTCTTCCACTTCTTCCTTATTAACTATCCCTGCTACCATCCTCTTCAATGCAGGAAACAATCTGGTAAATTGTGGAAATTTAAGCTTTATGGTAGTATATATACCAACACCTATAAGTGCAAATATCAATACATAATCCCATAAAATGGTGTTTACGAAACTTACAATCTCTTTAAATAATTCCATTATACATCCTCCTCTTTTAAGTTCGGTAAGTACTTTTACTTTCTTGCTTTAACTAAGTAGATGATAATGAGATTATAAATGACGACCTTCAAATACCTATGGAAAGTTTCAATTTGAAATAGAATATTATAAAATTTGTCTATAATAATTATTGTGTAGATAAAAAAAATAGATAAGAGTTTAGTTCTTATCTAGCTTTTTATTGCTCTATTTTGCTATAATAAATTATTCCATCTATAAATTTTTTAATATTTACCTTCCCTCTTTTCTTACTTTTACCTCTAATGAAATCCATCTCTGTTTTAAGCTGTTCAAAATTATATAATCCATTGGAGTATTCTGTGAATATTTCATTCATATAGTCTTCTATTCCAATATTTGCCAGGTTTATCATCCCCACAGTGGCAGTTCTTCGAATTCTTTGTTCCATTGTTTTAGGATTATCATTAAAAAGACTGCAAAGTTCTTTTACAGTAAAGTCTGACATATCTTGATTGGTATCAATTAAATATTTAGCTAATTCAATAATATCTTGGCTTCCAGACTCTCCAATAATCCCAATCCTCTGCATTACCCTCTTAATGCCTAGTGTATTATCGACTGTTTGTTTTTCTACTTTTTCGAAACTATTATCATTAGAAAACAAGCTTTCTATCTTTGCTAGTTTTTTATTCATACTGACCTTTTCTATAACCTTTTTAATCACAGTTTCCACTTCTATGGCATCGATAGGTTTAGATATATAATATTCTATTCCACTTTGATAGGCCTTTGATATTAAATCTTTGGAAGAAACCTGAGATATCATTATATATTGAATATCAGGAAGGACACTTTTAGCTTCTCTTACCAGGGTTATACCGTCTTTTCCAGGCATAAGTAGATCAACTAGAACTATGTCAGGTCTCAATACTTCTATATCTTTTAAAGCAGTTATGCCATCATTGGCAGTCCCAATCACTTCGCCTAATCTTTTGTCCATAATTATCATTTCTAATATTCTTATAATATTTACACTATCTTCAACTATATATATATTCATTTTAACTTTCCTCCAGTGAATTTCTAGGAATCAATATATAAAAACTAGTACCACTTCCTACTACAGAGCTAACACTTACCTTCCCATCTAACTGTTCTTCTACTATATCTTTGACTATACTAAGACCAAGACCCCTATTAACTTCTCCTGTGCTATAATTAATCTTAGTGGAAAATCCAGGTGAGAAAATATTCTTTATGCCCTCTTCATCTATGCCTGTTCCTGTATCATATACTATAAAGCGGTGTTGATCCTTATCTATCTCATGGCTTACACTGATCTTAGCCTTCTTTTGTGATTCTGGAATAGCATCCATGCTATTCATTATTAGATTCCGAAGGACAGACATTAAATAATAGTGCTTTGAAGTATAAAAATTCTGTCCAATATTAAACTCAAGGGTAATATCTCGTCCTAATAATCTTATCTCTCTTTCCATAGTACCAGAAAGTATGCCAATTATATCAGCAAAATTCATTCCTTTATCATTAAGCTCATTCTCCATGATTTCTCTCATGCCACGGATTACTAATCCATTTTCCTTCTTTATCTCATGCACATCTCTAGCAATATTTAATGCACTATTTCCCCAGTTTTCTTTATCCTCATCAAGATTTATCTTTTCAAATAAAGAATATGACTCAGACATTACTTTTTCAATGTTATCCATGTTTTTTTCAATCCAATACATCTCTGTTTTCAGTTGAGATGTGAGCCATAAAAGTCTTTTATATCTATCCTCATGTTCTTCTTTTAATAAAAGCATTTTATAGTATTTAAATCCATTTAATACTAGCCATACTATAATAGAACGGATTAGACTAACAATCATTAATGTTGGTACAAGACTCCATTGAAAAGCAGAAATATCTACTATATTCCTTGCAAAAACTTCTAAAAGATTAGCAACAAAATCGCTTACCACCATAATAATTAGGGCAAGATTGATGTTGGTCTTATTAGTCTTCCTCATTAGTATGGAATAAATAATAGAATAAAAAACATAGAATAATATTTCATAAAGATATGAGACTACTACAAGATCTAGGTTTCCATTTGATATGTAATAAACTATCAGCCGTGATAAATATACCATTATACCTGATAAAACACCTGTTGAAATTGGTTTTAAATCTACATAGTAAAAAAGAAATACTACAAAAAATATTATTCCCGTTGAAACCTTAAAATCGCTATTTATTAATCCAATACTTACTTGTGAAGCTATTGCAACTATTAAAGAAACAAAAAACATCCTAGTATAACGTTTCAAATGAAACCACCTCATAATTATTATACAAAATTAGGATAAAGATTACCATTATATTATTATTCATTTACTCAAAATCTATTATACTCATCCTAATCTAATTCTGCATAGTAGTCATATTTACAAAAAGGGCATTTTGGGTAATCTATATCATGAGTTTTACCACAACTAGGGCATTCCATTTTTGCAATCTGGTCTTCAACTTGTTCTTCTATTTGAAAAAATTCAATCTTACCGCATTGATTGCATGTATATATAGCAACTTCTAATGCTCCCGCTATAAGATTAGAAATATCACCCCATATTAATCCATGTTCCCCAAGCTGTATTTTCTCATCCCTAGTATGTTCCATAGAGCTCCCACATCTTAAACAATCTAACTTTCTACTCATAAAAACACCTCCCGTTATATATACTATTCTACAAAACCTTCCAAAGCCCTTCTTTTCTTATTTTAATATTTTACCTCTCCTTTACTTTCACAGATATGTTTCCATTTCAATAAAGTCTTCATATACAGTCTTTTCCTTAAAGCCCACAGATTTGTACAGCTTTTGAGCCTGAACATTAAAGCGGTTAACTCCCATTGTGAGATATTTACAACCTTGGGACTTTAAGTATTCAAGCCCATTTGTCATCATAATTTTGCCAAAACCACGGTTCTGATATTTTTTGTCTATTAGAACACTTTCTATATAGTACTTTTCATTCTTATTGTCGATACTAAATGCTACCAAGCCAATAGAACGCTTGCCTTCCATGAGTATAAACAGCTTGTGTTTATATGCATAAGCTATGCATATAGCCTCCTGTGCATTGCTCATATATTCCAGTTGTCCATCTTCTATTGATAATTGAATTGCATCCCACACATTTGCTTTACCATAAGGCACCAATTTCGTATTCTTTGGATAGACAAATGCTGCAGCTGCCTCTGAACGAAACTCTTTACGAAACTGGCTTACTCCTCCATTTGTGGAGCGTACAATAAGTTCACTGTTCGTTAAGTGAAGCAGCCCTAACTCAGATTCCCAATCCAGATATAGGTAACAAGCCCAGCCAAGATTACCATAAGAAAAATCACGGGCACTGAGCCATCCAGACACAGAATTGAATGCTATACTCTGCTCAAAAGTAGCAGTGGTAGTAATGGCCTTCCATGCTTTTTCAGATAGTAGTTGCTTTTTTAAAACAGCTACAAGTAACTTTTCAGCCTCAGCATAATTTATTGCAAATGTATACTTCGTATCCTCTTCATATTCACTATTCATGTAAGTAGTCATGTGATATACTGCATAGGGCTTGGTATTTACTTTTAAATATTCACCATAAATACCCAGTGGCCCCAAAATTGCAGTTCTAATATAATCTGGCAGATTTTGACCAGATGCCCGCTCAATAACTTCACGGATGAACACTGTTTCTGTCATGTTGTCAAGATCGTCTGTTGGCTCAGTTCCTGGAGCACAAGTCAGCTCTTTTCCATTTGCAAAATCAATTGCATCTTTAAATGTCCATGGATGGGTAAAAATCTTACGATCTACAAGATTACATTCTTCATCACTTAATCCTTGATAGCTAGCATCTGTCTGTTGCAATTTCATGATTCCACCGTTAAAGAAATCTGGAATACCACTCTGCTTTAAGCAAAGCTGATTGAATGTAATTTCAGATGCGTGAGTATATTCTGGAATATACTTGTCCAGCTTATCCACAAGTTTTAACTTCTTTTCATCAATCAACTTCCCTATGCACAATCCCATTAAAAATCGGCTGTTAAAGGATAACAGATAAGTACTTTCTTCTGTAATTGGTAACTCTTTTTCTCTATGAGCAAGACCATAGAAGTTCTTATGATAACATTTCCCCTCTTTATAAACAGCCACTGCTCCAGCTGCTCCCCATATACTAGCGCATTCATCTATTCTTTCACTTAATTCTATTTTATTAACC includes the following:
- a CDS encoding sodium:alanine symporter family protein, whose protein sequence is MELFKEIVSFVNTILWDYVLIFALIGVGIYTTIKLKFPQFTRLFPALKRMVAGIVNKEEVEEGKMSPFQALSTAVAAQVGTGNIVGVATAIAAGGPGAAFWMLVSAFFGMATIFSESVLAQKYRETKDGELVGGPAYYIKNGLKSKGMALFFSITAILALGIVGIMVQSNSVAGSVSTAFNVPVVAVTVGLSIIVALILMGGMGRIASFAETVVPVMAGAYILGSLVIIIMNLGSFGPALKSIFVGAFTPGAIGGGVLGITLQQTIRFGLARGLFSNEAGMGSTPHSHAVADAKHPAEQGFTAMIGVFISTFLICLSTVMVNLASGSYDAGIPAAQMVESATVMTQTGFATGFGSFGGMFLSICLSFFSLTTIVGWYFFAESNVKYVFGCNKLTIKVFKGIVIAALVVGTMIDPTFVWQLADMSMGIMAIPNILALFLLAKEVKFILDDYDSKVLSGKLSWKYEYQDLEEKKNKKKAVLRKGLTTTIIK
- a CDS encoding response regulator — its product is MNIYIVEDSVNIIRILEMIIMDKRLGEVIGTANDGITALKDIEVLRPDIVLVDLLMPGKDGITLVREAKSVLPDIQYIMISQVSSKDLISKAYQSGIEYYISKPIDAIEVETVIKKVIEKVSMNKKLAKIESLFSNDNSFEKVEKQTVDNTLGIKRVMQRIGIIGESGSQDIIELAKYLIDTNQDMSDFTVKELCSLFNDNPKTMEQRIRRTATVGMINLANIGIEDYMNEIFTEYSNGLYNFEQLKTEMDFIRGKSKKRGKVNIKKFIDGIIYYSKIEQ
- a CDS encoding ATP-binding protein, coding for MKRYTRMFFVSLIVAIASQVSIGLINSDFKVSTGIIFFVVFLFYYVDLKPISTGVLSGIMVYLSRLIVYYISNGNLDLVVVSYLYEILFYVFYSIIYSILMRKTNKTNINLALIIMVVSDFVANLLEVFARNIVDISAFQWSLVPTLMIVSLIRSIIVWLVLNGFKYYKMLLLKEEHEDRYKRLLWLTSQLKTEMYWIEKNMDNIEKVMSESYSLFEKINLDEDKENWGNSALNIARDVHEIKKENGLVIRGMREIMENELNDKGMNFADIIGILSGTMEREIRLLGRDITLEFNIGQNFYTSKHYYLMSVLRNLIMNSMDAIPESQKKAKISVSHEIDKDQHRFIVYDTGTGIDEEGIKNIFSPGFSTKINYSTGEVNRGLGLSIVKDIVEEQLDGKVSVSSVVGSGTSFYILIPRNSLEES
- a CDS encoding GNAT family N-acetyltransferase, with the protein product MVNKIELSERIDECASIWGAAGAVAVYKEGKCYHKNFYGLAHREKELPITEESTYLLSFNSRFLMGLCIGKLIDEKKLKLVDKLDKYIPEYTHASEITFNQLCLKQSGIPDFFNGGIMKLQQTDASYQGLSDEECNLVDRKIFTHPWTFKDAIDFANGKELTCAPGTEPTDDLDNMTETVFIREVIERASGQNLPDYIRTAILGPLGIYGEYLKVNTKPYAVYHMTTYMNSEYEEDTKYTFAINYAEAEKLLVAVLKKQLLSEKAWKAITTTATFEQSIAFNSVSGWLSARDFSYGNLGWACYLYLDWESELGLLHLTNSELIVRSTNGGVSQFRKEFRSEAAAAFVYPKNTKLVPYGKANVWDAIQLSIEDGQLEYMSNAQEAICIAYAYKHKLFILMEGKRSIGLVAFSIDNKNEKYYIESVLIDKKYQNRGFGKIMMTNGLEYLKSQGCKYLTMGVNRFNVQAQKLYKSVGFKEKTVYEDFIEMETYL